TGCTCTAGGGTGCCtgccaagccccccccccccttccatacTTGGCGTgtgggaggaaggaaaggggggccagcggcccctagggcgcctccccttccttcttccttgcatggagaaaggcaggaggggctgacccctccttcttccttcctAGGGTCGGCGGCTAggaggtggggcgcaccagccccctttgtgggctggtgtgctccccttcTTTTGGCCTGTTAGGCCCAACAACTCCCCCTGGCCTTCCGgaaacccttccggtgatccgataattatccggtgtaTTCCGGAACCCATTCGGAgaccgaatactatcatcctatatatcaatctttacctcatcatgtccgtgatctcatccgggacttcggacaacatttggtcaccagcatacataactcatatagtactatatcgtcaacgaatgttaagcatgcggaccatacgggttcgagaatgatgtagacatgaccgagacgcttctccgatcaataaccaatagcgggacctggatgcccatattggttcctacatattctatgaagatctttgtcggtcgaacctttatgacaacacaCTTAGTTCCCtctgtccgtcggtatgttacttgactgagatttggtcgtcggtatcttcatacctagttaaatcttgttacccgcaagtatctttactcgttccataatacatcatcttgtcaCTAACTCCTcaatcactttgcttgcaagcttcttgtgatgttgtatcaccgagagggcccagagatacctttccatcatacggaatgacaaatcccaatcccgatccatgccaactcaataggcacctttgaagatacctgtagagcacctttatgatcacctagttacaaagtgatgtttgatacacacaaggcattcctccggagtctgggacttgcatgatctcatggtcgaaggaacatgtatttgacattaagaaagcattagcaataaaaatgaacgatcatatgctatgctaacagatgggtcttgtccatcacatcattctcctgatgacaagatcccgttatcaaacgacaactcatgtctatgatcaggaaaccttaaccatcttttgatcaacgagctagtctagtagcggcttactagggacttggtatttgtttatgtattcacacgtgtatttaagtttctgatcaatacaattatagcatgaacaataaacctttatcatgattgaggaaatataataataaccactttattattgcctctagggtatatttccaactaTCATCTCCAACACGGACcctcaaatcatccgcatccgcCACACTGATTGATCCGGACCCATTTTGTAAATCATAAGAAAACACGGGAGGGGAAGGGCTTTATGGGTGTCTGGATTGACGCCTCGTAGGACTTGGACACCCCCAACCCACTCAAATCCCCTTTTCCGGCCACTTTTCCTCCACTCTGTCCCTGCTCCCCCTTACTTTGCATCCACACCCTCCACGTCCGTCGTCGCCACTATACCTCTCCGACCGTCGACCAAGCATGGTAGGACGTCTGTAGCTCCCACCAACGTGCATGTCCGGTTTGGACTACGTCGTTGTCCACTCAGGTTCCCTCCGCAGCCAGGTACCCTTCGTCCCATGCCGACGatgtccatggcggacaccacgccCAACAAGTGTTCGGTCAAATGTCATTGAGATGTTTTGTTGAACTTCTTTTTATTTTCTAGAATAAAGCACGATGGAGGGGTTCGGTGATTGatgatgagttgttgtgcgatgcctGGTTGATCGTATCTGTGGACTTTGTTGGCAAGAACTCAAGGGGCTCGATCTTTTTGGCAGCACGTGTATGCTTCGTTTCATGCGTAAAAGAACTTCATGCCCTACGACATGCACATCATCTATCAACGCGATGTGAAGTCGATATCGCATCGATTGTACATCATCTGCAACCCGTCATGAAGTTTTGCCGTCCGGTTGCACGAGGGAGACAATGTGGTCATCAGGCTTGACTACCATGGAGATTGAAAGTTTTGCTTCTTGTTGCTCTACATGTTGGTTAATTCTTTCATTTACACATTGTTGCTCTATATGTTGTATAGCCTGCACATATTGTCTTGAGGTGCTATAGGACAGCATATGTCGGCTCTCATTCTAGTATTGCTAGTGAATTCGAAAAACTTGTTAAACATCCAGTTACCTCGAATGTAATATTTACATTTGAATTATTGTTGTACTAGGGATATTTACATGTTATTTATTGATGAATTGTACTATTTTCTATAATTATTTCGAGCACTGTGATTAGAAAAAAAATAGAGCTGAAAATTTTAGGGGACAGGGTCGGATGGCCGGCTATTACGTCACTGTCCGCGGACAGATACTGCGTCCGTTTTGAAGGCCAACGTTGGAGATGTCCTGGCAATGTGAATGAGACCAAGTTAGAATCCAGCTTGCTATGTTTTAGCTACCCTGGATCAAATTAACATGAGCAGATAATTACGGATTAATTTAGTAGTAGAATTTTTTTTGGCCCCTGTTCCTACGGATGGACAATTATTTAGTTGTTAataaaaacattttaaaaaaatataATAAGTATCAAATGTCAGGTACTACGAGCACATGACAAACCCGAACATTTTTGATAACAAGTTTGAAGACACGATGATAACAATTTTATTTGCcaagcatgccaattttcatgctTTAGTTATTTTTTGACATGAAAttaccatgcttgccaactaactTACATCTTCGTGTCACTAAATTTGCCATAGAAAATGTTTGAATTTGTCATGTGCTCATACCTGACGTTCGGTATTTATTATTTGCGTTAAAGAAACGGAACAAGTAGGAAATTCTTTGTCATCTATTTCCACATGGAATTCCGTAACAACCAGCAGTTGAGAAGCACACAGATGAAACCAGAAAACGGCCAACGACATTGGACACATGCCAACCACGGTGCATCAGGGCAGTACCATCTGGAGCAGCATCTCGTTCCACGCGTCGATCGGGCCCGGCAGGCACCAGTGCACGCAGTCCTTATACAGGGTCACGTTCTCGTGCGCCCAGTGCCCGTACCGGCTCGGGTGGCCGTCCGGCCGGAGCAGCATCGCCGCCGTGGTGTCCATGAGCACCAGCCTcgcgcctccccctcctctcctcctggCCGCCTCCTCCGCCTGCGCGAACTCCTCCACCTGCGCCGTGTGGAAGTCGAGGCTCAGCCCGGCCATGCGCGTCTCGTTCGCCGCGTACGGCCGCGTCCGCCGGCAGTCGCCGCCCTTGTTCCACTCCCCGCCCTCGAAGTGCGTCGGCGACACCGTCCGCACGATCGCCGTCCCGTTGAAGCCCGGGTGGCTCGTGACCGCCCGCAGCACCGTGCGGAACGCCACCCGCTGCGAGTGCCGCAGCGTGAGGTCCGGCACGCCCGGGACGAGGCAGTAGTGGCAGGCGACGAGGCGGCCGGACTCGTAGAACAGGGACGGCCGCGTGAACCAGTTCGCGCCCGAGAGGACGAGGTAGTCGGCGCCCGCCACGCCGGGCAGCCAGGCGTCGTCCGGCTCGTCGAGGTAGATATTCCACAGCCGACCGCTGCCGTAGTCGGCGTCGGACTGGTTCGCCTTGACGAGGaacggcgaccagaaggtggagaTGGTGAAGTTGTAAGACTCGTAGTACAATGTCCTGAATTCTTGGTTTTTCGTCGTGGAAATGTCTTTGGGGTACTCCAGCTGCAATTAAAAAAATTGAATCAAAATCAAGTCCCTCTCTCTAATCATCGAAATGTGGATCATGCATTCTGTAGATCAGTAATTTTTGGCAATAATCAGTGGACGGAAATTGAGAGTACTATCAGCTAACTGAACTGATTATTAGTATTACCTTGGACAAGAGGCACATGAGGGACTGCATGTGGTTCCTGGCGAGCGAGTCCCCGACGAAGGCCATGGAGCGGCCCCTGACGGCGTCGAAGAAGGCCGCCGCGTCGAACCGGGGGAGCTCGCACTGCGCCGGCCGCCAGCGCCACCTAAGGAAGCCGAGGTCGGGGCGGCCGTACTTCATGCAGTTCTGGTGCTCCTGGATCAGCGGGCAGGTCCGGTTCGTGTAGTACGGCTCGCCGCCGTCATCCGGCACCCACTCGCCCCGGAAAATGTCGCATCCCTTGGGCACCCGGGCGACGGCAGGACGCCCGGGCTCGAGCCGCGGCGACCCCGACGAGGAAACGGAGGCGAACCCGGACCTGTAGGTGTCGAGGAGCGAGCGTTGCTGGCGCGCGGCGAGcaggaagaggacgaagaggaagagcgCCGGGACGGACACCGCGGTCGGGCTGGCGAGCTGGAGCTTCTGCATCCGCCGGTTCGGGGATCTGCCTTGCTACAATGGCCAGAAGCGGCGGCTGGCTAGCTGCAGGGAGAGCGAGTGCACggagggggagtgggtgagtgacGAGCTCGCTAGCTAGCGCTGCGAGTAGACAATGGCGAACGCGGTACCTGCTCTGCTCGGCTTGTCGTGGGGCAGGCTGGTCGCGTAGTTTTTTACGGTTGTGAGGCGTGTTGTTAATTGTCTGTGGCGCGCATGTGACGGTACGTCAGCTTTGGTTTGATGGGAAGGGCCGGGGCGGGCCGGGCCCTTGCCTGCGCTTTATTTTGAACCGCGCGTACTGGGCCCGCTGAGCGACCGGACCATCACGTGACACTTTGTCGAGCGGGATAATGCTGTCACTTGGGCAACAGCAGCAATGCAGCATGTTCCCTNNNNNNNNNNNNNNNNNNNNNNNNNNNNNNNNNNNNNNNNNNNNNNNNNNNNNNNNNNNNNNNNNNNNNNNNNNNNNNNNNNNNNNNNNNNNNNNNNNNNNNNNNNNNNNNNNNNNNNNNNNNNNNNNNNNNNNNNNNNNNNNNNNNNNNNNNNNNNNNNNNNNNNNNNNNNNNNNNNNNNNNNNNNNNNNNNNNNNNNNNNNNNNNNNNNNNNNNNNNNNNNNNNNNNNNNNNNNNNNNNNNNNNNNNNNNNNNNNNNNNNNNNNNNNNNNNNNNNNNNNNNNNNNNNNNNNNNNNNNNNNNNNNNNNNNNNNNNNNNNNNNNNNNNNNNNNNNNNNNNNNNNNNNNNNNNNNNNNNNNNNNNNNNNNNNNNNNNNNNNNNNNNNNNNNNNNNNNNNAAAAAGCAATGCAGCATGCGAGCAATCCATTGTTTCCCCGTGGCCGTGAGAGCACTCGAGAACTGAAGTGTCGTAACACAAGGGAAGGGCGGAGAGCGCGCGCGTATGGTATGATGAGGTGCCGTGTGCGTGTGCTGTGACACCTTGGTATGAATGTGTCACGTAAAGGGGAGCAGCCCCACCGCCGTCTTCGCCCAGGCACAATGAGAGACCCAGCACCGGCGGCCGGTGATGATCTGAAGCGCATGCCACCGGCGGCATCGGCCGGGATGTGGGCTGTTGTGTTGTGTGCGAAGCGCCAAATCCGTGGGATGTCCGTTGACGGTTGACCTTCGGCTGCAAGTTGAAGAACGAACCTGACCTCCGCCTCTGCTTCTTCCTTTTTGATAAGCCGacatgttagagcatctacagcagtATTTTGACAAATCTGATCCTTAAAACATTCGTGGACACGTCTGATTACATCTCAATAATGGATTTCACAACTAGATATCCGGCTTATGGGACTAAAGATgccgccgtctcccatgccctactctttctCGTCGGAGCCCGGAACCCTCACTGTGCTGGTGGACCTGAGATTGATGATGGATTCGTCCTGGGAGGAGTAGGCGACATCCACAGGGGCCGGAGAAGGCTGGAGATCACGAGACAAGAGCTTGGGTGGCGGAGGGGAATGGTGTGAAGTGGTTAGGTTTTGATTCGGGGAGATGATGGGGACGAATACATGCGGGGTCGGGTCCGACATGGCAGATGTGCCCGGTCGTGTCCGGGCTTTCCCATATCCGTCCCATATTTAGGTTAGATATGAGGGGTGTTGGTCAGTCCGGGGGTTTATGGTGTCATGTTGCGTCGTTTTTTGCCGGTCAGTGACCGGGCCACCCACCCAGACGTATGAGGGGGGTTTGAGACGTCTGACTCTAGATGCTCTTACAGAGTGCTTCATTTCTGCTGCAGGTATCCGGGAACATCAAAACGGTGTTAGGGCATCTGCAACGCCCACATATCGCCTGCAACCATTGAATCGCGCAGCCCGGATGTGTTTTGTCACCGAACACGGCCCTGTGTCCATTCACGGACCAGTCTGAACGTCCTTTTTCCTACGAATTAGAAGTAAATCGGGAAGGCTTTGTGGGAGCCCGGATCGCTGCCTCACAAGCGTCCGATAAATTTGGCATAGCCAAcacccctctccctcgtctgcgCGCTTTCTCACCAGAGTGTCAGCTCTACATTCATGCCGGTGCAAAGCGGGTGCGTCCGCTCACTGGAGCCAGCATTGAAGCGGCTCGCCGGCCGAGAGTGTCGCATGTTGCACGCCCGTTGTGCATGCCTTCACTCCACATTGAAATGACATCTGCCTGCCCGCCTACCTCCATTAAACCAGCGTGTGTGTCGAGGAACCTACTCCGACGTCCCGAGCGTGACACGTCTGTTCGTGTATCGGCCGACATTTAACATTTGTCCGGCTTTCGCCTCCCATCCACCCGCTATATAAACGTGGCCACGCACCAGGCAAGAACCACACCTCACCTCCGCTCTCCATCTCGTCCTTGTACCACACCCGCCATGACCTCCGACTCTAAAGTCTTGTGGGATGGCCTCTCCGGCGAgaagaagtgttggaaatatgtctTAAATGCAATAAtattatattattatatttccatgtttatAGTTAAGAGTTTATTTCTATGCTATAAATGTTATGATCCTGGAATTTGTGATTCAGTGGAAAAATCATATGCACAAGTGGAATAGGTGATTCAGTGGAAAAATCATATGCCAACTTCCCCGTTATCTCGTACACAGGCTGAAGGTGGTCTAGGCAGCATAGCCCACATGGCCATGACGTTGTGTTTCTGACTGAAAGTGCATGAACGAACCCGGGTATATATGAATTCACTTCGGAAAACACATTTCTAAACGtaaaaaaataaatatgaaaaagGATACACGGTACGTCTTCATGTTTTATGTGCGTGCATAAAGTTTCATGAAAAAAATAACTTTTTTGTGGTctatgcaaaaaagacaaaaaattatGTCGTGAAAATGCTATTTAGAAGCACTTAAATTTATATTTCTTCGAAGAAAAATGGAAAGACATTTTGTCACAAAACTTTATGCCGCGCACACACATTTATGTACATATATGCGTGAAAATTTCTTTTGCATTTTTTAACATTTTAAAACATACTTAAAATGATTTATTTTTTTGAGAAGTGGGTGCATGTGCCCATGCATGGAGGAGGTGCCCTCTCGTTTTGTGACGTGCATATCTGCAGTTTTGTCACCTAAAAGAAGCTTAGGTCATATGTAAACCCTCCAAATGGACAACATAAATGCCCGAGGACACGTCCTCATCCTTGACAAGATAAGCGAGAGAGTCATCCAACATAATCTCCAAAAGGTTCCCATTTGTCCGTTCGTCCTCTCCATCACCCGGAAGTAAGTTTTTCGTAACAAGTGAAatcttttttttaaagaaacttcTCATTCATCAGTCATTATGTTTACATTTAAAAATGACAATACTAGCTATTTTCATAAGGGAGCTTCAAAGCCAACAGGCTATGCGCTGTTGCGAGCGCCCCATACAAGCAAGGGTGTGGCTCGCTATATTCGCATGTCTGCTGATTTTAGCTAGACTAGTGTTCCTTTCATGAACCAGAATCCTTCTGATCTCATTGACCTGGTTCACATACCTCGAGGGCTCAACATCTTTAGACTGCACCATCTTCAACAACTCAGAGCAGTCCGTCTCCACAACCAATGACAAATTGGACCAGTGGAGCGCAAGTCGAAGCCCTTCGTCCATGGCCGCCATCTCTGCTTCCAAAGGATCACCACAATTAAAGAGCACCCGTGTCGCAGCGAAGATGACCGCTCCTTCATGATCCCGCAGGATCATCCCAGCCCTGGCTGTACCATCCTCTTTCAAGAATCTATATTCAACTTAGCATAATTCACATCAGGGGCCTTCCATTGTGGCATTACTGTTGTTTCATGTGTGTTCTTTGACGTGCTTCCTAGGTAATCGATCACCTACTTACCCTTCGTCACGTCTGCTTCGGAATGTTGTCGTATTGTAAGTAGGGAAGTGATATAAGTCGAGAGGAAACGACGCGAGGCCTCAATCGAGATCGGGGGTTTATAATGTGTGACCTCATTTCTTGCATACCAAATACTTCACATGATCATCAATGAAGCAAGATTATGCACTTCCGGCAATTTATCAAGTAGGCagaacatgttggggaacgtagtaatttcaaaattttcctacgcacatgcaagatcatggtgatgcatagcaacgagagggaagagtatcgtccacgtaccctcgtagaccgtaagcggaagcgttatgagaacgcggttgatgtagtcgaacgtcttcacgatccgaccgatccaagtaccgaaaacgcacggcaccttcgagttcaacacacgttcagctcgatgacgtcccacaaactccgatccagcagagcttcacgggagagttccgtcagcacgacggcgcgatgatggtgatgatgttgctactgatgcagggcttcgcctaagcaccgctacgatatgatcgaggtggattatggtggagggaggcaccgcacacagctaagggataattgatcaacttgtgtgttctagggtgcccctgccaccgtatataaaggagcaaggggggaggatggCTGGTCCttctagggcgcgccaggaggagtcctcctcctcctagtaggagtactttcctactcctactaggacgaggaaaggaagggggaaggggagaaggaaggagagtgaggaaaggaggaaaggggggtcggccccctagtccaattcggtttgggctaggggggccgcgcgccctgcctcctctcttccaccacttggcccatgaggcccaatacttcttccccgtattcccgtaacaccctggtactccgaaaaatacccgaatcactcggaacctttccgatgttcgaatatagtcgtccaatata
The sequence above is drawn from the Triticum aestivum cultivar Chinese Spring chromosome 7A, IWGSC CS RefSeq v2.1, whole genome shotgun sequence genome and encodes:
- the LOC123152081 gene encoding protein trichome birefringence-like 21, with the protein product MQKLQLASPTAVSVPALFLFVLFLLAARQQRSLLDTYRSGFASVSSSGSPRLEPGRPAVARVPKGCDIFRGEWVPDDGGEPYYTNRTCPLIQEHQNCMKYGRPDLGFLRWRWRPAQCELPRFDAAAFFDAVRGRSMAFVGDSLARNHMQSLMCLLSKLEYPKDISTTKNQEFRTLYYESYNFTISTFWSPFLVKANQSDADYGSGRLWNIYLDEPDDAWLPGVAGADYLVLSGANWFTRPSLFYESGRLVACHYCLVPGVPDLTLRHSQRVAFRTVLRAVTSHPGFNGTAIVRTVSPTHFEGGEWNKGGDCRRTRPYAANETRMAGLSLDFHTAQVEEFAQAEEAARRRGGGGARLVLMDTTAAMLLRPDGHPSRYGHWAHENVTLYKDCVHWCLPGPIDAWNEMLLQMVLP